GGGCCGTGAGTCGCGGGCGTGGGTATCGGAAGCCCGAGTTCGCTCACGAGCGCGAGCTCGTCTCGTCGTAAGCGGACGGGGTGAAGCCACCGCGCTTCCGGGGGCTGCGATGTTTGTGCCGCAAGGAATGCCGGGTGAACTTCAATTACCACCGCACCCGGCTTCACGCCCGCTTTCAGCAATCGGCGCAGGTACACCGCGGTGGTGACAGGGCCGGCGCCGGCGTGTGCGAAGTTGAATACCTCAACGGGCGTGCCGAGGTCGTGCGACAGGGCTGAACTGAGGGTTCCGGCACCAATCGCGTCGAACGTGCGCGAACTGCCGAGGAACAGGAGCGTCGTCTGACCGTTGTTCTCGCTCGCGAAGCCCGAATGCGTGCGAAGCAGAGCAAGCTTATCACTGTACTGCGGATCGCTGAGCGGTACGCGATCGGTGCGTGCGATCCACCCGGTTGCAAGTTGGATTGTCAACGCGACCGCGAAGCCGAACGCGACCGCGAGGGCCGCGCCGCGTGCCTTCTGCCCGTGGGCGAAGTGTAGACGGCGTGATGGTTCCGCACCCGTTTGCGTCAGGCGCGGGAGCCGAATCGCGGGTGCGGTGACCGCCATCAACGCCCCTCCCGCGAACTTCGCGCGCGAAGGAAGGGGAGAATCACGTCCTCCGCGAGCCGGTCCGTGAAAGTTGTGGCCCCGGTGCGCAACAGGTGGTGGTTATCGAGGAACACGTCGTCGGCGATCCAGGTTCGTGCGTCGGTGAACGAGCACCCGAATTCGGTCGTCAGTTCGGCAAAGAATCGCGCCAGTTTCGATTCCACTGATGCGGGATAAAGTGCGCGGAACGTGATGGCTTCGGGGAAAACTACGAGCGCGACGGGAATGTGTTCGTCGCGGCACAGCGTCAGCAAGTCGCGCAGCGCAGCGACGGACGGGCCAGCGGGGAGTTCGTGCTTAAAGAGATCGCGGTACTCGGCTGTCGCCCCCGCAATCCCCTTTTGGCGCTGCTCGTCACCAACCGTTTCGACATCAGAAGCGTTCCAGCCGTTCGGGTCCGGGGTGCGGCCCCAGTCGTACCGGAGCTGCCACGGCAGCGCACTGGGGAAGATTCGACCAACTAGCTTGAAACGGTGTTCGTAAAGGGGCGAGAGTGCTGCGTCGCGCCACTGCCGGCGCAGGCGCTCTGTCGGCATCGCGTACCGGTCTACGGCTTCGATTTCCCCGCGTGTAAGGAGATCGCCTTTGAGCATCCGCGCTTCAAACGGACCATCGGGCAGGTCCACGAGTAGCGGCGGGAGCACTTCCAGAATGAGCAGGCCCGGGCGGTGACCGTCGGCCAACAGGCGCTTCAGGTAGATCAGGTGCGTGATCGGCCCCGCGCCGGGAACGCCGAAGTTGAACACCACAGCCGGCGAACCGGCTTCTGTCGCCGCGGCTTGCACGCGCCCCGCAACGAATCCGTACCCCGTGCGTGAGGTGCCGAGCAGGATTACGCGCGGCGCGCCGGTCGGAGCCGCGCGTTCGAGGCGACTGAGCCGGCGCTCTTTGTCGCCGTAAACCGGGTCGGCGATCAAATGCGTCACGATCGAGGCACCTGACAGCACCACCTGAATCGCGACGAACGCCAACACCCCGGCCACGACCGCAACGACGGCTCCCCGGCGCGCGAACCCGCGTGTCGCAAGCGCTCGCGACCGCTTCGTGAGAAGGGGTTTGAGCCAATCGAAGGTGAGGTGGGTCAACTTCACGTCACGGGCCGCCATCCGGTGCAGCGCGGGTCAAAGTGTAGCTCGGTGGAGCGGACGTGTCGCCCGCCGCCACCGAGGTCGTACCCGAAACTCAAAACTGGAAGTAGATGAACGTGGTGCCATTGTCCGGCGCCAGTACGAGCGCGGTGCAAAGGCAGATCGCGTAGCCCCCGCCCAGCACCGGGGCCGGCAGGCGCGGGTAGATCTTCGCCCACAGGCCGGACCTCACGAGCCACTGGCACGCGAACAGGAACACGACCGTGTACCACAGGCTGCGGTTGTTCATGTCCAGCTTCAGCCCGCGCTGGATGTGGAACAGTTTCTCGAAGATGGCGAACGCCTTACTCAACTCGGGCTGGAATAGAACCCAACACAGGCTCACGCACAGGAACGTGAAGAAGATCCGCAGGCCCGTACCGAACGCCGTTTCCAGGAAGGCGGTGAGCCGCGGCCTGTCATCGCAGAAGTCCTTGAATTGCTTGTGGCCCACAAGCATCGCACCGTGCGCGAACCCCCACAGGAGGTAGCCCCAGGCCGCGCCGTGCCACAACCCGCCGACCGTCATCGTGATGAGCAGGTTGCGGTAGTTGAGCCAGCGCGACCCGCGGCTCCCGCCGAGCGGGATGAACACGTAGTCGCGCAGCCACGACGAGAGCGAGATGTGCCACCGGCGCCAGAAATCGGACACGTTGGTGGCCAGGTACGGCATGTTGAAGTTGTTGATGAGCTTGTAGCCGAGCAGGTGCGCGGCGCCGACGGCCATGTCGGAGTAGCCCGAGAAGTCGCAGTAAATGCGAATCGCGTAGGCCAATACCGCGAACCACACCGCGACCGAGTTGTACGCTTCCGGGTCTTTGAACACCGGGTCACAGAACATCGCCATCCG
This region of Gemmata massiliana genomic DNA includes:
- a CDS encoding DUF1574 family protein, with product MAVTAPAIRLPRLTQTGAEPSRRLHFAHGQKARGAALAVAFGFAVALTIQLATGWIARTDRVPLSDPQYSDKLALLRTHSGFASENNGQTTLLFLGSSRTFDAIGAGTLSSALSHDLGTPVEVFNFAHAGAGPVTTAVYLRRLLKAGVKPGAVVIEVHPAFLAAQTSQPPEARWLHPVRLRRDELALVSELGLPIPTPATHGPRGWITPWHEYRVQLLDRYAPVFSALQFRLAEHATDPHGFVRTPEVPEIQRARLRELTRKQYSDCWADYRPGGSGMKGLRDALKTCRTAGIRAALLITPESTEFRSWFPEPGRSQIVPLVSELAEEFRVPFFDAREWIADEFLGDGHHLSGAGADVFTERLGREKLGPWLRGFCRGGES
- a CDS encoding MBOAT family O-acyltransferase gives rise to the protein MSLLASTTHTTAEPVYQSGFAYFRWLHDLLPAPFFHTQAFLAFFALVLLVYWSIPRRFAMTRIWLLVVASFHFYAAWSYELAFLVTGTTFADYLFGRMMGSSERPRFRKLILYTSVGMNLGILCYFKYRGFFLNELFDGMVKLGMEPGYEKLNPLAIFIPFGISFYTFEAISYAVDVYKRKIQPEKSLPRFLLFILFFPHLVAGPIVRAGDFLTQTRRPKRWNWVRVQVGVQLFLVGAFKKMAIADRMAMFCDPVFKDPEAYNSVAVWFAVLAYAIRIYCDFSGYSDMAVGAAHLLGYKLINNFNMPYLATNVSDFWRRWHISLSSWLRDYVFIPLGGSRGSRWLNYRNLLITMTVGGLWHGAAWGYLLWGFAHGAMLVGHKQFKDFCDDRPRLTAFLETAFGTGLRIFFTFLCVSLCWVLFQPELSKAFAIFEKLFHIQRGLKLDMNNRSLWYTVVFLFACQWLVRSGLWAKIYPRLPAPVLGGGYAICLCTALVLAPDNGTTFIYFQF